A genomic window from Exiguobacterium acetylicum DSM 20416 includes:
- the galU gene encoding UTP--glucose-1-phosphate uridylyltransferase GalU — MKVKKAVIPAAGLGTRFLPATKAMPKEMLPIVDKPTIQYIIEEAIESGIEDILIITGKGKRAIEDHFDSVPELEANLISKNKSELLYLVEETTKINIHFIRQSKPKGLGNAILQAKAFVGNEPFVVMLGDDIVQADVPCTRQLIEQYEITNSSIIGVQPVPEKDTHRYGIVDPSSSISEQLHKVKSFVEKPAPGTAPSNLAILGRYLLTPEIFKYLETQQVGSGGEIQLTDAITRLNEMQRVFAYEFDGKRYDVGEKLGFIRTTLEFALNREDLGEDVAAMMEELLQVHKSQSLV; from the coding sequence ATTAAAGTAAAAAAGGCAGTCATTCCAGCAGCTGGTCTAGGCACACGATTTTTACCAGCGACAAAAGCGATGCCAAAGGAAATGTTACCGATCGTTGATAAACCGACGATTCAATACATCATTGAAGAGGCGATCGAATCAGGAATTGAAGATATCTTGATTATTACTGGTAAAGGGAAACGCGCGATCGAAGATCATTTTGATTCCGTACCAGAGTTAGAAGCGAACCTGATTTCGAAGAATAAATCAGAATTACTTTACTTAGTCGAAGAGACAACGAAGATTAACATTCATTTCATTCGTCAATCAAAACCAAAAGGTCTTGGGAATGCGATTCTTCAAGCGAAAGCATTCGTTGGTAATGAACCATTCGTCGTCATGCTTGGCGATGATATCGTTCAGGCTGACGTGCCGTGTACGCGACAGCTAATCGAACAGTATGAAATCACGAATAGTTCAATCATTGGTGTACAACCAGTTCCAGAAAAAGATACACATCGTTACGGCATCGTTGATCCAAGCTCGAGCATCTCAGAGCAATTACATAAGGTGAAATCTTTCGTCGAAAAGCCAGCACCAGGAACAGCCCCATCGAACTTAGCGATTTTAGGACGTTATCTACTCACGCCAGAAATCTTTAAATATCTTGAAACACAACAAGTTGGTTCAGGTGGCGAAATTCAATTGACGGACGCGATTACACGACTCAATGAAATGCAACGGGTCTTTGCCTACGAATTTGATGGTAAACGGTATGATGTTGGTGAAAAATTAGGATTCATTCGAACGACACTCGAATTTGCCTTGAACCGTGAAGATTTAGGAGAAGACGTAGCAGCGATGATGGAAGAGTTGTTACAGGTACACAAATCACAATCGCTTGTCTGA
- a CDS encoding polysaccharide biosynthesis protein gives MKKYYYYRTILLACMDACALMVAMSFTYFFLYPKELFLLIDSRDVIQSATVFALLFITVAFLMKLYRVNWKYASVQEAMTLSLSLGLSSIGLIVYQVLFFGQVLERITLLSFCISLLLLGAIRVGLRLLGIGQHWRKYALPRRMIKSRKRTLVIGAGRAGRALVRQLYASPFHELKPVAFVDDDPKNMHFVIQGIEVAGTTEDLKAVIERHKIEAIVLAIPSLSQQRRIELITEAKTLCKNVQTLPMIEELVTGKVSVNAIRDVSIEDLLGREPVELNISGIRSEIEGRTVLVTGAGGSIGSEICRQIIQFNPTTLVLLGHGENSIYLIERELRSLQTAINLVPIIADVQDQMRLDEVFAQHRPDVAFHAAAHKHVPLMEANPYESVKNNVYGTKNVAEVADRHQVERFVMISTDKAVNPTNVMGSTKRIAEMIIQDLGKRSQTKFAVVRFGNVLGSRGSVIPLFKSQIEAGGPVTVTHPEMTRFFMTIPEASRLVIQAGILADGGEVFVLDMGEPVKIVDLAKNMIELSGFTEDEMPIVFSGIRPGEKMYEELLKDGEVDPEAIYPKIFVGRTKQAEPIEEILRMVENHQLNPLQLRNTLLDIANDVAMKQQKLV, from the coding sequence GTGAAGAAGTATTATTATTACCGGACGATTTTACTGGCATGTATGGATGCCTGTGCATTGATGGTGGCGATGAGCTTTACATATTTTTTCTTGTATCCAAAGGAATTATTTTTATTGATCGACAGTCGTGATGTAATTCAGTCAGCGACGGTATTTGCCCTACTCTTCATCACTGTCGCGTTTCTCATGAAACTGTACCGTGTTAACTGGAAATATGCGAGTGTACAGGAAGCAATGACATTATCATTGTCCCTGGGACTCAGCTCAATCGGCTTAATAGTGTATCAAGTTCTATTCTTCGGACAAGTCTTAGAACGCATCACGCTATTAAGTTTTTGTATTTCTTTACTGCTACTTGGAGCAATCCGAGTAGGCTTACGTCTGCTTGGGATCGGTCAACATTGGCGGAAGTATGCCTTACCTCGTCGCATGATCAAGTCGCGAAAGCGGACGTTGGTCATCGGGGCAGGACGTGCAGGACGGGCATTGGTTCGTCAACTCTATGCATCACCATTCCATGAATTAAAGCCGGTTGCTTTTGTCGATGATGATCCAAAAAACATGCATTTCGTGATTCAAGGAATCGAAGTTGCAGGAACGACGGAGGACTTAAAGGCAGTCATCGAGCGACATAAAATTGAAGCCATCGTCTTAGCGATTCCATCGTTGTCACAGCAACGCCGAATCGAACTGATCACCGAGGCAAAGACACTGTGTAAGAACGTTCAAACCTTACCGATGATTGAAGAACTTGTGACGGGGAAAGTCTCGGTCAACGCGATTCGCGATGTATCGATTGAAGACTTACTCGGACGCGAACCGGTTGAACTGAACATCTCGGGGATTCGAAGTGAGATTGAAGGACGGACGGTCCTTGTTACAGGAGCCGGTGGATCGATTGGATCAGAAATTTGTCGCCAAATCATTCAATTCAATCCGACGACGTTAGTATTACTCGGTCATGGTGAGAACAGCATCTATTTGATTGAACGGGAACTGCGGAGTTTACAGACAGCAATCAATCTAGTGCCAATCATTGCCGATGTGCAAGACCAGATGCGTTTAGATGAAGTGTTTGCACAACATCGACCGGATGTCGCCTTCCATGCAGCGGCTCATAAACACGTGCCTTTAATGGAAGCAAATCCGTATGAGTCTGTTAAAAATAATGTCTATGGAACGAAGAACGTCGCAGAAGTAGCCGACCGTCATCAGGTCGAACGATTCGTCATGATCTCAACAGATAAAGCGGTCAATCCAACAAACGTCATGGGTTCGACGAAGCGGATTGCCGAGATGATCATTCAGGATTTAGGAAAACGGAGTCAGACGAAGTTTGCCGTCGTTCGTTTCGGTAACGTCCTTGGTAGTCGAGGGTCTGTCATTCCACTCTTTAAATCACAAATTGAGGCCGGTGGACCTGTAACGGTGACCCATCCAGAAATGACACGATTCTTCATGACGATTCCAGAAGCAAGTCGATTAGTCATTCAAGCAGGTATACTAGCTGACGGCGGAGAGGTTTTCGTCCTTGATATGGGCGAGCCGGTCAAAATCGTTGATCTTGCGAAAAACATGATTGAGTTGAGTGGTTTCACGGAAGACGAGATGCCAATCGTATTTTCTGGAATTCGACCGGGAGAAAAGATGTATGAAGAATTACTAAAAGATGGAGAAGTCGATCCAGAAGCGATTTATCCGAAGATTTTCGTCGGTCGAACGAAACAAGCTGAACCAATTGAAGAAATATTACGGATGGTCGAAAATCATCAACTAAATCCACTTCAATTACGCAATACGCTACTTGATATCGCCAATGACGTCGCGATGAAACAACAAAAATTAGTATGA
- a CDS encoding tyrosine-protein phosphatase, giving the protein MVDIHCHILPLVDDGPASVEHALQLAEQAVAEGVSRIIATPHLYHPQFETEDVDVQLTVDEFNVLLKQRDIPLTVYPGHEIRLIGELMEALEAGQALTLNDSRYILIEFPSSGIPSYARQVFAELISDGYIPVVAHPEKNKAFIQNPSLLFELISNGAISQVTCASLIGKYGKDVQRFAIALLENGLAHLVASDAHHLEKRPFYWKQCERMLEKTFEDWLIDEIYENNEAVLLNQLVTINPPSPVEKNWKGQWV; this is encoded by the coding sequence ATGGTTGATATCCATTGTCATATTTTGCCGCTCGTCGATGACGGTCCGGCTAGTGTCGAACACGCGTTACAGTTAGCTGAACAAGCTGTCGCAGAGGGAGTGTCGCGGATCATCGCGACTCCACACCTCTATCATCCGCAATTCGAAACAGAAGATGTCGATGTTCAGTTGACGGTTGATGAGTTCAATGTCTTGTTGAAACAACGTGATATTCCATTAACCGTCTATCCAGGTCATGAGATCCGGTTGATCGGTGAATTGATGGAAGCGTTAGAAGCAGGACAAGCGCTGACACTCAACGATTCACGCTATATTTTAATCGAGTTTCCGTCAAGCGGAATTCCGTCGTATGCTCGTCAAGTCTTTGCAGAATTGATTTCCGATGGTTATATCCCGGTCGTTGCCCATCCGGAAAAAAATAAAGCATTCATTCAAAATCCATCGTTACTCTTTGAATTGATTTCAAACGGTGCTATCAGTCAGGTGACGTGCGCTAGTTTGATCGGCAAGTACGGGAAGGATGTCCAGCGGTTTGCGATTGCTTTGCTTGAGAATGGGTTAGCCCATCTTGTGGCAAGTGATGCGCACCACCTCGAGAAACGTCCATTCTACTGGAAGCAATGCGAACGGATGCTTGAGAAAACGTTCGAAGATTGGTTGATCGATGAGATTTATGAAAACAATGAAGCCGTTCTCTTGAACCAACTCGTGACAATTAATCCCCCGAGTCCTGTCGAGAAGAATTGGAAAGGACAGTGGGTATAA